One window from the genome of Myxococcales bacterium encodes:
- a CDS encoding winged helix-turn-helix transcriptional regulator, which translates to MGAERTDLRQLLWLVQSEISRELNALRAEPAAKSPLRPVHEQILSLVGERGQYMTDLVAGLSLPKQTVSDLVAELERSGFLQRISDPDHGVKKRVTLGTKGRKWLGQQHAYLDAVEKRWIKQVGKKDLEALRATLVRLARVSEA; encoded by the coding sequence ATGGGCGCGGAACGCACTGACCTTCGTCAACTTTTGTGGCTAGTGCAGAGTGAAATCTCGCGCGAGCTCAATGCGCTGCGTGCCGAGCCAGCAGCCAAGTCGCCGCTGCGACCCGTTCACGAACAAATTCTCTCGCTGGTTGGCGAACGGGGTCAATACATGACGGATCTTGTGGCCGGCCTGTCGCTCCCCAAGCAAACCGTCAGCGATTTGGTTGCCGAGCTGGAACGCAGCGGTTTTTTGCAGCGAATTTCCGACCCCGATCACGGTGTGAAGAAGCGAGTTACGCTGGGCACGAAAGGACGCAAGTGGCTCGGCCAGCAGCATGCCTATCTCGACGCCGTCGAAAAGCGGTGGATCAAGCAAGTTGGCAAAAAAGACCTAGAGGCCCTGCGCGCGACGCTGGTGCGGCTCGCTCGCGTTTCTGAGGCGTAG
- a CDS encoding DUF481 domain-containing protein: MLPLFTATLTSLLLHAHTANAQAPARPDPAAVKDVKAPAWSANAEAGALVTTGNSANLTFTGGSKISRLTPETKLELTLAGALAKNGALTVVDAGNDQIISSDQELDTVYKTTAQSWAVKGRFDKFLSTTDTLWAAGLMSGDELAGKELVAGGQLGYARYLLKEADREAVAELGYDYSFENLVGTGPGTSVHIHSARAFVGYKNKLGDDTSFDTSVEALINVNELETPTGTAGAGEDLRVNAQIGITTKLSKSASLNVSFAVKFDANPAPLGAIAGYTFAPGYVPEADKLDTISKASLIYALF, encoded by the coding sequence ATGCTTCCCCTCTTCACCGCCACGCTAACCTCGCTGCTCCTGCACGCCCACACGGCGAATGCCCAGGCGCCTGCCCGCCCGGACCCAGCCGCCGTCAAAGACGTCAAGGCCCCGGCGTGGAGCGCCAACGCGGAAGCTGGCGCCTTGGTCACCACCGGCAACTCGGCCAATCTAACGTTTACGGGCGGCAGCAAGATTTCACGGCTTACACCCGAGACCAAGCTTGAGCTCACGCTTGCGGGGGCGCTCGCCAAAAATGGCGCGCTGACGGTGGTGGACGCAGGCAATGACCAAATCATTTCTAGCGACCAAGAGCTCGATACGGTCTATAAGACCACCGCTCAGAGCTGGGCCGTCAAGGGCCGGTTTGATAAGTTCCTCAGCACCACAGACACCCTCTGGGCCGCGGGCCTTATGAGCGGCGATGAGCTGGCCGGCAAGGAATTGGTCGCCGGCGGCCAACTTGGTTATGCTCGATACTTGCTCAAAGAGGCCGACCGCGAAGCCGTCGCCGAGCTGGGCTACGATTATTCATTTGAAAACCTTGTCGGCACCGGCCCTGGCACCTCAGTCCACATCCATTCCGCTCGCGCCTTTGTCGGCTACAAAAACAAGCTTGGCGACGACACCAGCTTTGACACCAGCGTCGAGGCGCTGATCAATGTCAACGAACTGGAAACGCCAACAGGCACGGCAGGGGCCGGGGAAGATTTGCGAGTCAACGCCCAAATCGGCATCACCACCAAGCTAAGCAAGAGCGCCTCGCTCAACGTAAGCTTTGCGGTCAAGTTTGACGCCAACCCTGCGCCGCTGGGCGCCATCGCTGGCTACACCTTTGCGCCAGGGTATGTCCCAGAAGCCGATAAATTAGACACCATTTCAAAGGCGTCGCTCATCTACGCGCTGTTCTAG
- a CDS encoding serine/threonine protein kinase: MALLLAATWSMTSATVVEAQPVVVADVYGDPYVATEAAAASLLLRQALTRDDRPVVAGTTLLAKGGVVRGAISTFDRSKPGEVFTASGAKYGVQSEVIRNGNTLRMIVHVIDSNGDIVAAHTATSTDDNVAELVRAAVDGTRQTLGGVSSLPTISAPSLATYATAETFLVHGDALQAAARLSAADPSVVLESGAARSLARSVWTAPSLTAETRIDLVGRFGSPQDIASVATGTDARSRIARARAQFSLADLDAAEKELKGIPPTTPDYWAVEAELAHLRGDSARRDKAIGKIIAAPTPAGISFLSSLPSKSLSPELERKTLVAAEALGQDTRHLRAKLAIRSATADVDRDRALSLISLDDLRPSDIGQLKGAIETAATGGSASGLRLRAELKLRDGDVDGASKDLSAARAAGVEDGATWELQARIYIAQGNYRAAGDAYAHAGLPHEQARALRAAGDSAGALKALDGNASPSLLVLALRAETAATPADAATMLAGAAQLYPLNIELNRNLSTALTSSGNAEGAKASATLVGKMESFMPSLKDGRAATSTNTKAAAATASEGPKLGSDPIVSQMRELLASSGAAAFSGRRIAVGWLTEDSLFTPIVLDRDAAFDVVRKALSQPPFNVVVRLGDETFSKSNLLTPELAAFARDMQSDGVLLIGASKSGSGMRIEAFVFDPASARGNGAAAVIPKLDWMTINMKLVALAAGVVLLLFVIGLVVWIRGYGIIEVRIKSDPGGRNEAFRIVVSQLSARPSLGDPNAFRASAKRDGHKRTRKTVDLAGPSTQFRLVPGQWFVHVVGVYDRGDELRELDESCTRFVTLKRGGSELATIDLAPTYADVKIHISDVQSPIVKLWIEGRETDTTTMTNRDGEALLKLPVGSYMLVIDGNGTKLTRPISVPTLTIHKIHVNLERERKLAEVSGGLTLERQAVKAQAPQAASTKGVPSSSGLTGGLTLADGTGPAMPPDHGPPDNYLQSMHNAPAEMQTAHMMAAPSMTQGVRISELGSMGGGETTGFGATGFAGSFAGGGATSGGGGLSLPGLETQTTLLLGRYQIINELGRGAMGLVFHAWDTNLERAVAIKILSPELREHPQAMAFFVQEAKSLAQLNHSNIVSVYDQTSQGAQTLLIMEFVDGTTLEGILKQVKPLPPERALAIIEQLCNGLAYAHSKRIIHRDIKPANIFVSREGVVKLGDFGLARVVNELAIRKTEVRGTPLYMAPEQVLGTDIDHRADLYAVGCTLFELLTGQPPFIEGAVMYHHVHTPPPAPSSLVPELTPELDALVLSCLAKDVNERVGSATHLIEAIHGALRAYGRN; encoded by the coding sequence GTGGCCCTCTTGCTCGCGGCCACATGGAGCATGACATCGGCCACCGTCGTCGAGGCTCAGCCCGTCGTGGTCGCGGACGTGTACGGCGATCCTTATGTAGCCACCGAGGCCGCGGCCGCCTCGCTATTATTGCGTCAGGCGCTCACCCGCGACGATCGTCCGGTCGTCGCGGGCACCACGCTGCTCGCTAAGGGCGGCGTCGTGCGCGGTGCCATATCCACCTTCGATCGCAGCAAGCCCGGCGAGGTGTTTACCGCAAGCGGCGCCAAATATGGCGTCCAAAGCGAAGTCATTCGCAATGGCAATACCTTGCGCATGATCGTCCACGTTATCGACAGCAACGGCGACATCGTTGCCGCGCACACCGCGACCTCGACCGATGACAATGTCGCCGAACTGGTGCGCGCCGCCGTAGATGGGACCCGCCAGACACTCGGCGGCGTCAGCTCGCTGCCAACCATTTCGGCGCCCTCGCTCGCGACGTACGCCACGGCCGAAACCTTTTTGGTTCACGGTGATGCCTTGCAGGCAGCGGCCCGCCTCAGCGCCGCGGACCCAAGCGTCGTGCTCGAAAGCGGCGCCGCCCGAAGCCTAGCGCGCTCGGTGTGGACGGCGCCCTCGCTGACCGCCGAGACGCGCATCGACCTGGTCGGCCGGTTTGGCTCGCCACAAGATATTGCTAGCGTCGCGACCGGCACCGATGCGCGCTCGCGCATTGCGCGGGCGCGGGCGCAGTTTTCCTTGGCAGATCTGGATGCGGCAGAAAAAGAGCTCAAGGGTATCCCCCCGACGACCCCCGATTACTGGGCGGTCGAGGCGGAGCTGGCCCACTTGCGCGGCGATAGCGCGCGCCGCGACAAGGCGATTGGCAAGATCATAGCCGCACCGACGCCGGCTGGCATCTCATTTCTAAGCTCGCTGCCAAGCAAATCGCTTTCGCCCGAGCTTGAGCGCAAAACCCTGGTGGCCGCCGAAGCGTTAGGGCAAGACACCCGGCATCTGCGCGCCAAGCTGGCGATTCGCAGCGCCACCGCGGATGTCGATCGCGATCGCGCGCTTTCGCTGATTTCACTCGATGATCTGCGCCCGAGCGACATCGGGCAGCTCAAAGGCGCCATCGAAACGGCCGCGACCGGCGGCAGCGCTTCAGGGCTACGGCTGCGCGCTGAACTCAAATTGCGCGATGGCGATGTCGACGGCGCCAGCAAGGACCTCTCGGCCGCGCGCGCCGCGGGCGTCGAAGATGGCGCAACATGGGAATTGCAAGCGCGCATCTATATCGCCCAAGGCAATTACCGCGCCGCAGGCGACGCCTATGCCCACGCCGGGCTGCCCCACGAGCAAGCTCGCGCCTTGCGCGCGGCTGGCGACAGCGCCGGGGCCCTCAAGGCGCTAGATGGCAACGCCTCGCCCTCGTTGCTCGTCTTAGCCTTGCGTGCCGAGACCGCCGCAACACCCGCCGACGCCGCGACGATGCTTGCCGGCGCCGCCCAGCTGTATCCGCTCAACATCGAGCTCAACCGCAACCTAAGCACCGCCCTCACCTCTTCGGGAAATGCCGAGGGTGCCAAGGCCAGCGCCACGCTCGTTGGCAAGATGGAATCGTTTATGCCCTCGCTCAAGGATGGGCGCGCGGCCACAAGCACGAACACCAAGGCGGCGGCCGCCACCGCCAGCGAAGGCCCCAAGCTTGGGAGTGACCCAATCGTCAGCCAAATGCGCGAGCTCCTTGCCTCCTCCGGGGCGGCGGCCTTTAGCGGGCGTCGCATCGCCGTGGGCTGGCTCACCGAGGACTCGCTGTTTACGCCTATCGTCCTCGATCGCGATGCGGCCTTCGATGTGGTTCGCAAGGCCCTGTCACAACCGCCGTTCAATGTCGTCGTCCGTCTTGGCGATGAGACATTTTCCAAGAGCAACCTCCTCACCCCCGAGCTCGCGGCCTTCGCACGCGACATGCAGAGTGATGGCGTGTTGCTTATTGGGGCGAGCAAGAGCGGTAGCGGCATGCGCATTGAGGCGTTCGTCTTTGACCCCGCGTCGGCGCGCGGCAATGGCGCCGCGGCCGTCATCCCCAAGCTCGATTGGATGACGATCAACATGAAGCTCGTTGCCCTGGCGGCGGGCGTGGTGCTGCTGCTCTTCGTCATTGGGCTCGTGGTGTGGATTCGCGGCTACGGCATCATCGAGGTCAGGATCAAGTCTGACCCCGGCGGGCGCAACGAGGCCTTTCGCATCGTCGTGTCTCAGCTTTCGGCGCGCCCCTCGCTGGGCGACCCCAACGCCTTTCGCGCGTCGGCCAAGCGCGATGGCCACAAGCGCACCCGCAAGACCGTCGACCTGGCGGGGCCCTCGACGCAGTTCCGACTTGTCCCCGGCCAATGGTTTGTCCACGTCGTTGGCGTCTACGACCGCGGCGACGAACTGCGCGAGCTAGATGAAAGTTGTACGCGCTTCGTGACGCTTAAGCGGGGCGGCAGCGAGCTGGCCACCATCGATCTGGCCCCTACCTATGCCGATGTCAAGATTCATATTTCCGACGTTCAGTCGCCGATCGTCAAGCTTTGGATCGAAGGCCGCGAAACCGACACCACCACCATGACCAATCGCGATGGCGAGGCGTTGCTCAAGCTGCCGGTTGGCTCCTACATGCTGGTCATCGACGGCAACGGCACTAAGCTCACGCGTCCGATCTCGGTACCAACGCTCACCATTCACAAGATCCACGTCAATCTCGAACGGGAACGCAAGCTAGCCGAGGTCTCGGGCGGCCTCACCCTGGAACGTCAAGCCGTGAAGGCACAAGCGCCACAGGCGGCGAGCACCAAGGGGGTGCCGTCATCAAGCGGACTTACCGGCGGCCTTACCCTCGCCGATGGCACGGGCCCGGCAATGCCGCCCGATCATGGCCCACCTGACAACTATCTGCAGTCGATGCACAACGCGCCTGCGGAGATGCAAACCGCACACATGATGGCCGCGCCCTCGATGACGCAAGGCGTCCGCATCAGCGAGCTCGGAAGCATGGGCGGCGGCGAGACCACTGGGTTTGGCGCGACCGGCTTTGCTGGCAGCTTCGCCGGCGGCGGCGCCACTAGCGGCGGCGGGGGCCTGTCCTTGCCCGGGCTGGAAACCCAAACCACGCTGCTGCTCGGACGCTACCAGATCATCAACGAGCTTGGCCGCGGCGCCATGGGCTTGGTGTTTCACGCCTGGGATACCAACCTCGAACGTGCCGTTGCGATCAAGATTCTCTCGCCCGAGTTGCGAGAGCACCCGCAAGCGATGGCGTTTTTTGTGCAAGAGGCCAAGTCGCTCGCGCAACTAAACCACTCCAACATCGTTTCGGTCTACGATCAAACCTCGCAGGGCGCGCAAACCTTGCTCATCATGGAGTTTGTCGACGGCACCACGCTTGAGGGCATCCTCAAGCAGGTAAAACCCCTGCCCCCCGAGCGCGCCCTGGCCATTATCGAGCAATTGTGTAATGGCCTCGCCTACGCCCATAGCAAACGGATCATCCATCGCGACATCAAGCCCGCCAATATTTTCGTGTCGCGCGAGGGCGTGGTCAAGCTCGGCGATTTCGGCCTGGCACGGGTCGTCAATGAACTCGCCATTCGCAAGACCGAGGTGCGTGGCACGCCGCTATATATGGCGCCCGAGCAAGTGCTCGGCACCGACATCGACCATCGCGCGGACCTCTACGCGGTGGGCTGCACCCTGTTCGAGCTGCTGACCGGCCAGCCCCCGTTTATCGAGGGCGCTGTCATGTATCACCACGTGCACACGCCACCGCCCGCGCCCTCGTCGCTGGTGCCGGAGCTTACGCCCGAGCTTGATGCCCTGGTCCTGAGCTGTTTGGCAAAGGATGTCAATGAGCGCGTCGGGTCGGCGACGCACCTTATCGAGGCCATCCACGGGGCGTTGCGCGCATATGGGCGCAATTAA
- a CDS encoding uridine kinase — protein MERIAISSLLKPLDANHSQAYTPVALMPKVRVVKIGGQSVLDRGKTALYPILDEIVAARQEGIQVVVLVGGGTRARHIYSIASDLEMPVGIMATLGKYIPMQNGRMVQMLLAKHGGIYMLPDDFEKLPLYLTMGCIPVMSGMPPFGYWEKRSEGSRIPPHRTDAGVFLSAEFLGSPRAIFIKDEEGLYTDDPKKNAAAVHIPRITAAELEAKQLPDVVVERVVVEYVQRAQFCKELQIVNGLRPGEVLRALRGEDNGTIISAH, from the coding sequence ATGGAACGAATCGCTATCTCATCATTGCTGAAGCCCTTAGACGCCAACCACTCGCAGGCCTACACCCCAGTCGCCTTAATGCCGAAGGTGCGCGTCGTTAAAATCGGCGGCCAAAGCGTCCTCGATCGCGGCAAGACGGCGCTCTACCCCATTCTCGACGAAATCGTCGCGGCGCGGCAAGAAGGCATTCAAGTCGTTGTCTTGGTAGGCGGTGGCACGCGTGCGCGTCACATCTATTCCATTGCCTCCGACCTCGAAATGCCGGTCGGCATTATGGCCACCCTCGGCAAATATATCCCGATGCAAAACGGCCGCATGGTGCAGATGCTGCTCGCCAAGCACGGCGGGATCTACATGTTGCCCGACGACTTTGAAAAGCTGCCGCTGTACCTGACCATGGGGTGCATTCCGGTCATGAGCGGCATGCCGCCGTTTGGCTACTGGGAAAAGCGCAGCGAAGGCAGCCGCATCCCGCCCCATCGCACGGACGCCGGCGTATTTTTGTCCGCCGAGTTCCTCGGTTCGCCTCGCGCCATCTTCATCAAGGATGAGGAAGGCCTCTATACTGACGACCCCAAAAAGAATGCGGCAGCCGTCCATATTCCGCGCATCACCGCCGCGGAACTTGAAGCCAAGCAGCTGCCTGACGTGGTCGTTGAGCGGGTGGTGGTCGAGTACGTGCAGCGCGCGCAGTTCTGCAAGGAGCTGCAGATCGTAAACGGCTTGCGTCCCGGCGAGGTCCTCCGCGCACTGCGCGGCGAGGACAACGGCACCATCATTTCTGCCCATTAG
- a CDS encoding uridine kinase, translating into MTQLVTGDGRTHISSALMRESLQNRDVLKGTETERDLQILPDVTLISIGGQSIFDRGKAAIMPLVEEIIPLIPKHKMMIGVGGGTRVRHTMAVAQDLGIPVGGIAQLIGAMEELNAILLNTLLARHGSMPMQRDHFWDLPLYLKSGILPIAISVPPFHFWEPPPEEGSLPDHGSDFGLFQMAEVLAMKQLIFIKDEDGLYTADPKREKSATFIPKITLRELLDKPLPENILDPALYRAWEHAKNTTSIQIINGLKPGMLTRALAGEHVGTIVTKG; encoded by the coding sequence ATGACTCAACTCGTAACCGGCGATGGCCGCACCCACATCTCCTCGGCGCTCATGCGTGAATCGCTGCAAAATCGCGACGTGCTCAAGGGCACCGAGACCGAACGCGATCTGCAGATTCTGCCCGACGTCACGCTGATAAGCATCGGCGGCCAGAGCATCTTCGATCGAGGCAAGGCGGCCATCATGCCGCTCGTCGAAGAGATTATCCCGCTTATTCCAAAGCACAAGATGATGATCGGCGTCGGCGGCGGCACGCGCGTGCGGCACACCATGGCAGTCGCGCAAGATCTCGGCATTCCCGTTGGCGGCATCGCGCAGCTCATTGGCGCCATGGAAGAGCTCAACGCTATCTTGCTCAATACCTTGCTGGCGCGCCACGGCTCGATGCCGATGCAACGCGACCACTTTTGGGATCTGCCACTGTATCTCAAGTCCGGCATTTTGCCGATCGCCATCTCGGTGCCGCCGTTTCACTTCTGGGAGCCGCCCCCAGAGGAAGGCAGTCTCCCTGACCACGGCTCGGACTTTGGGCTCTTTCAAATGGCCGAAGTGCTGGCCATGAAGCAGCTCATATTCATTAAAGATGAAGACGGCCTCTACACCGCCGATCCAAAGCGTGAAAAGAGCGCGACCTTTATTCCTAAGATCACCCTGCGCGAGCTGCTCGACAAGCCGCTGCCGGAAAATATTCTCGACCCGGCGCTCTATCGCGCGTGGGAACACGCCAAGAACACCACCAGCATCCAAATCATCAATGGCCTAAAGCCTGGCATGCTCACCCGCGCGCTCGCGGGCGAGCACGTCGGCACCATTGTCACCAAGGGCTAA
- a CDS encoding M20/M25/M40 family metallo-hydrolase, translated as MTTNVERLTSRLAALIAMPTHQRLDATSVGDEYACCQALAAWLGEFGPDEIVLQRVPRGDGDPGAYVFARWGTPTLVINAHVDTVPPNSGWTRAPWTPAVDAARVWGLGACDTKSAIACTLEALAQVPAAARQHLGVLFSGDEENHTAVMQAFLASPHAAGIERVIVCEPTARQAGIAHRGIMGYRAQAHGPGGHSSRADATPAPLLDLARLGDALAALARATQSTAACGERTMCFNLGQLTGGVAFNVIPQHGDMVWSVRPPPGFDGAVWAREVAAVVATMPPSVTQACTLDQPPFRAAHTSWLEPVLQRHGVPAVQVDFWTEAAWWAEAGIDAVVIGPGDISAAHAPDESVAIDDLLWFTSLLVGVLNDPR; from the coding sequence ATGACCACCAACGTTGAACGCCTGACCTCGCGCCTCGCCGCGCTCATCGCCATGCCGACGCATCAGCGCCTAGACGCGACGTCGGTCGGCGACGAATACGCGTGCTGCCAGGCGCTGGCGGCCTGGCTAGGCGAGTTTGGGCCCGATGAGATCGTGCTGCAGCGCGTGCCACGCGGCGACGGCGACCCAGGCGCCTACGTTTTTGCCCGCTGGGGCACGCCCACGCTGGTTATCAATGCCCACGTCGATACGGTGCCGCCCAACAGTGGCTGGACGCGTGCGCCGTGGACGCCCGCGGTCGATGCCGCCCGCGTTTGGGGCCTGGGCGCGTGTGATACCAAGAGTGCGATTGCCTGCACGCTCGAGGCGCTGGCGCAAGTGCCCGCAGCCGCACGCCAGCATCTCGGCGTGCTGTTTTCCGGCGACGAAGAAAACCACACCGCTGTGATGCAAGCGTTTCTCGCCTCGCCCCACGCCGCTGGCATTGAGCGCGTGATCGTCTGCGAACCCACCGCGCGTCAAGCCGGCATCGCCCACCGCGGCATCATGGGATATCGCGCGCAGGCACATGGCCCCGGCGGGCACTCATCGCGTGCAGATGCCACCCCTGCGCCATTGCTCGACCTCGCCCGCCTCGGCGACGCGCTTGCCGCCCTCGCGCGCGCAACGCAAAGTACCGCGGCGTGCGGCGAACGCACCATGTGTTTCAATCTCGGGCAGCTCACCGGCGGCGTGGCGTTCAATGTCATCCCGCAACACGGCGACATGGTGTGGTCGGTGCGACCGCCGCCTGGATTTGACGGCGCCGTGTGGGCGCGCGAAGTGGCCGCCGTGGTGGCGACGATGCCACCTTCGGTCACGCAGGCGTGCACGCTCGACCAACCGCCGTTTCGCGCCGCGCATACGTCGTGGCTTGAGCCCGTGTTGCAACGCCACGGCGTGCCTGCGGTGCAGGTCGACTTCTGGACGGAGGCTGCGTGGTGGGCGGAGGCTGGCATCGATGCGGTGGTAATCGGCCCTGGCGACATCTCGGCCGCGCACGCACCCGATGAGTCGGTCGCCATCGACGACCTTCTTTGGTTTACTTCGCTGCTGGTTGGTGTATTGAACGACCCGCGATGA
- a CDS encoding metallophosphoesterase family protein yields MNSFNEQLAPLVVRLTLVAGVVLGLAACVRGAPSSDPGNQQLTGGTIALQGCGYSMTTREGASPPVLGEGAFGSDPTPRLVHLGLASDPTTSVTISWRTADETTKATYVRFGTDADLASEQQGVTFVYKPGISATDPEVRIHEAHLCGLQPGTEYQYKVGGETDGAAHWSPVYSFRTAPEVTDDTVVSLAIVGDSRSGYDVWSALVGELDARSPDLILFSGDAVMFGHVQTEWETFFEQGASLLTKVPMVAAHGNHEANSVTYYSQVALPGDEENYSLDYGHAHVTVLNDTPLNTSDLSGKIADFLSADLAANASAPWKFVMHHRPTYSSSTSHGSDETLRALWAPIFDANDVDLVLNGHDHNYERSKPMKGNAAQASPADGTVYLVTGGAGASLYENGDTPAFTEYSEKTYNAAVIEVRKNSWTVTSFKPDGTPIESPFGETTE; encoded by the coding sequence ATGAACTCTTTTAATGAACAATTGGCGCCGTTGGTCGTGCGCCTTACGCTCGTAGCGGGCGTGGTGCTGGGCCTTGCGGCGTGCGTGCGCGGCGCCCCCTCAAGCGACCCGGGTAATCAACAGCTCACCGGCGGGACCATCGCACTGCAAGGTTGCGGCTACAGCATGACCACGCGCGAGGGCGCGTCGCCGCCGGTACTGGGCGAAGGCGCCTTTGGCAGCGATCCAACTCCGCGGCTGGTTCACCTCGGGCTCGCCAGCGATCCGACAACGTCGGTGACCATCTCGTGGCGGACCGCCGACGAAACGACCAAGGCGACTTATGTTCGCTTTGGGACCGACGCGGATTTGGCGAGCGAGCAGCAGGGCGTGACGTTTGTTTATAAGCCGGGCATCTCGGCGACAGATCCAGAGGTGCGCATCCATGAGGCACATCTGTGCGGGCTGCAGCCTGGCACGGAGTATCAATACAAAGTTGGCGGGGAAACCGACGGCGCTGCGCACTGGTCGCCCGTGTATTCGTTTCGCACCGCGCCCGAAGTGACCGACGATACGGTGGTCTCGCTCGCGATCGTGGGCGATAGCCGCAGCGGCTATGACGTGTGGAGTGCGCTGGTTGGCGAGCTCGATGCTCGGTCGCCGGACCTCATCTTGTTTTCAGGCGATGCCGTGATGTTTGGTCATGTGCAGACGGAGTGGGAGACCTTTTTTGAGCAGGGGGCGAGCCTCTTGACCAAAGTGCCCATGGTGGCCGCGCACGGCAACCACGAGGCAAATTCGGTGACCTACTATTCGCAGGTCGCGCTGCCCGGCGACGAAGAAAACTACAGCCTCGATTATGGCCATGCGCATGTCACGGTGCTCAATGACACGCCGCTTAATACCTCGGACCTTTCGGGCAAGATCGCCGATTTTCTCTCCGCCGATCTCGCGGCGAACGCCAGCGCCCCGTGGAAGTTCGTCATGCACCATCGTCCGACGTATTCATCGTCGACGAGCCATGGCAGCGACGAGACGTTGCGCGCGCTGTGGGCACCCATCTTCGATGCCAACGACGTTGACCTAGTCCTAAATGGCCACGATCACAACTACGAGCGCAGCAAACCGATGAAAGGCAATGCGGCGCAGGCCTCGCCGGCCGACGGCACCGTGTACCTGGTGACCGGCGGCGCGGGCGCCTCGCTCTATGAAAACGGCGATACGCCGGCCTTCACCGAATATTCGGAAAAGACCTACAACGCCGCGGTCATCGAGGTGCGCAAGAACTCGTGGACGGTCACCTCGTTTAAACCAGATGGCACGCCGATTGAGTCGCCGTTTGGTGAGACGACGGAGTAG
- a CDS encoding PQQ-dependent sugar dehydrogenase has product MGKPTLTLLLVSAIGCRGGNGATPDGQVDAPSDAASDAPTDAPYEPIAPCVASDDTGVTSDVVASGFLDPVLVTAPAGDARLFVVEQGGRIIMLGETRGTFLDLRASAGGPVRATGNEQGLLGLAFHPGFAENGRFFVNYTRSPDGATVVAEYGVGENGLGDASSGATLLVVAQPFSNHNGGMIEFAPDGMLLVALGDGGNANDQPDNNAQNNTRLLGKLLRIDVDAVTAGKAYGIPADNPFAGSADGATDPRPEIWASGLRNPWRFSVDAVAAMLYIGDVGQNAIEEVNAVPSTTASVNYGWRLWEGNTCTGIGGGGCDTPQTPPISEHTHGDGWCSVIGGAVYRGTCMPALVGDYLYGDYCAGEVWALAYDGNSVSNRRQLAGSFGQEITSIYAGGDGELYLTNRGGTLRRLRAAP; this is encoded by the coding sequence ATGGGCAAACCGACTTTAACCTTACTGCTCGTCAGCGCAATCGGGTGCCGGGGCGGCAACGGGGCGACGCCCGATGGTCAGGTGGATGCGCCCAGCGATGCCGCAAGCGACGCGCCAACGGATGCCCCTTATGAGCCCATTGCGCCATGCGTGGCAAGCGACGACACGGGCGTCACCAGCGATGTCGTTGCCTCTGGCTTCCTTGACCCCGTCTTAGTCACGGCACCTGCGGGCGATGCCCGGTTGTTTGTCGTCGAACAGGGCGGCCGCATCATCATGCTCGGCGAGACGCGTGGGACGTTCCTTGACTTGCGAGCGAGCGCGGGCGGCCCGGTGCGAGCGACTGGCAACGAGCAAGGCCTACTAGGCCTCGCCTTCCATCCGGGATTTGCCGAGAATGGCCGCTTCTTTGTTAACTACACCCGCTCGCCCGACGGCGCGACCGTCGTTGCCGAGTACGGCGTGGGCGAAAATGGCCTGGGCGATGCATCAAGTGGGGCGACCTTGCTCGTCGTCGCGCAACCGTTTTCCAATCACAATGGCGGCATGATCGAATTTGCCCCCGATGGCATGTTGCTCGTCGCGCTCGGCGACGGCGGCAACGCCAACGACCAACCTGACAACAACGCCCAGAACAACACGCGGCTGCTCGGCAAGTTGCTCCGCATCGATGTCGATGCGGTCACCGCCGGCAAGGCGTATGGCATACCGGCCGACAATCCCTTCGCAGGCAGCGCTGATGGGGCCACCGACCCGCGCCCAGAAATTTGGGCGAGCGGGTTGCGCAACCCGTGGCGGTTCTCGGTCGATGCCGTTGCCGCGATGCTTTACATCGGCGACGTCGGGCAAAACGCAATCGAAGAGGTCAACGCCGTCCCAAGCACCACCGCCAGCGTCAACTACGGGTGGCGGCTATGGGAAGGAAATACCTGCACCGGCATCGGCGGCGGTGGCTGCGACACGCCGCAAACGCCGCCCATTAGCGAGCATACCCACGGCGACGGTTGGTGCTCGGTCATCGGCGGCGCGGTGTACCGCGGCACTTGCATGCCGGCATTGGTGGGCGACTACCTCTACGGCGACTATTGCGCCGGCGAGGTATGGGCGCTCGCCTATGATGGCAACAGCGTCAGCAACCGGCGCCAGCTTGCGGGCTCATTCGGCCAGGAAATCACCAGCATCTATGCCGGTGGCGACGGCGAATTGTATCTCACCAACCGCGGCGGCACGCTGCGCCGTTTGCGCGCGGCGCCCTAA